In Synechococcus sp. A18-25c, a single window of DNA contains:
- a CDS encoding Nif11-like leader peptide family natural product precursor: protein MDASVTNDQKDAVLESFITLVRNDSDLQAQVKSALNQDQVIDIAASLGYSFDSTTILRKWSKHTDFSQDTWMGWFGD, encoded by the coding sequence ATGGATGCTTCTGTCACCAACGACCAAAAAGATGCAGTTTTAGAGTCGTTTATAACTCTTGTGCGCAATGACTCTGATCTCCAAGCGCAGGTAAAATCTGCCTTGAATCAAGATCAAGTCATTGATATTGCAGCTTCACTTGGATATTCTTTTGATTCGACTACAATTTTAAGAAAATGGAGTAAGCATACTGATTTTTCTCAAGACACATGGATGGGCTGGTTTGGAGATTAA
- a CDS encoding HEAT repeat domain-containing protein, with the protein MAGLFDNIHLGLKRDDAIAILTKQVVDLESASDFYMACSHLINFPCDETEEALILFLSRSSADNAVRLAQRKAIEVLARLKSNRAQLIIAGFLESSDSYTVENAAWALGELNCSDRLIHESMISLLSDPSQNQRVLIQSLAKLSVSSAIPSIECLLASEKTPIRGAALAALSRLSGEQPNLDDLSDYLYEANQMDRQSAVQDIIDADAFQILPDLLTAPISPAFRMRALRSLVKQSDNLERKQFGLEAIQKVLLDDPRDIVVVHRYDMSPSTSLLVESLFHPDFSRCYLAMQSLLSRDVEELYPLIEDCWNSRAYNDYGAHYFLMRLFGLMEGWSVEALNLIKPILRQAIADKRPQFKKSAPAAFLSYARLFPNDCHDLIEQWLGVEGEQSWDYRYVALMVIQSDPKRFEIQQFYEPIKQLSCTDPDWAVRYKTESILGTV; encoded by the coding sequence ATGGCAGGGCTTTTTGACAATATTCATTTGGGGCTTAAGCGCGATGACGCAATCGCAATCCTTACCAAACAAGTTGTTGATTTAGAAAGTGCAAGTGATTTTTATATGGCATGTTCTCATCTGATTAATTTTCCTTGTGATGAAACAGAAGAGGCTCTTATCCTATTCCTGAGTCGATCTTCAGCAGATAATGCTGTGCGCTTGGCGCAACGCAAAGCGATAGAAGTTCTCGCACGATTAAAGTCTAATCGTGCACAATTGATCATTGCAGGTTTTCTTGAAAGTTCTGATTCTTATACAGTTGAGAATGCTGCTTGGGCGTTGGGTGAGTTGAATTGTTCAGATCGCTTAATTCATGAATCCATGATTTCTTTGCTAAGTGACCCTTCACAAAATCAGAGGGTGTTAATTCAATCGTTGGCAAAGCTTTCAGTTTCTTCTGCTATTCCATCCATCGAGTGTTTGTTGGCAAGTGAAAAAACACCGATTCGAGGTGCTGCATTGGCGGCGCTCTCCCGCTTATCAGGGGAGCAACCAAACCTTGACGATTTATCTGATTACCTTTATGAAGCCAATCAGATGGATCGACAATCGGCTGTTCAGGACATTATTGACGCTGATGCATTTCAGATACTGCCAGATCTACTGACAGCCCCAATCTCCCCTGCATTTCGCATGAGAGCGCTCCGCTCTTTAGTCAAACAATCCGATAATCTTGAACGAAAGCAGTTTGGCCTTGAAGCCATTCAAAAGGTTCTTCTAGACGATCCAAGGGATATTGTTGTTGTCCATCGTTATGACATGTCTCCTTCAACCTCATTGCTAGTTGAGAGCTTGTTCCATCCCGATTTCAGTCGTTGTTATCTTGCAATGCAATCTCTATTGTCTAGAGATGTAGAAGAGCTCTATCCTTTAATTGAAGATTGCTGGAATTCTCGAGCATATAATGATTACGGTGCTCATTACTTCTTAATGCGTTTGTTTGGGTTGATGGAGGGTTGGAGTGTGGAAGCGTTAAATCTGATCAAGCCAATTCTCCGCCAAGCGATTGCAGACAAGCGTCCACAATTTAAGAAGTCTGCTCCTGCTGCTTTCCTTTCATATGCAAGGTTGTTCCCTAATGATTGTCATGATCTCATAGAGCAATGGCTTGGTGTAGAGGGTGAACAGTCTTGGGATTACCGTTATGTGGCTCTGATGGTTATTCAATCTGATCCTAAACGGTTCGAGATCCAACAGTTTTATGAGCCAATCAAGCAACTTTCGTGCACAGATCCTGATTGGGCTGTGCGATATAAAACTGAATCAATTCTGGGTACTGTGTGA
- a CDS encoding HEAT repeat domain-containing protein — MPERFDNLVEGLSEERALSVILAKPETLERPVDKYMAATRLGASDTDISLEYLLKASELDPENLYDRITRRKAIDALGRRKNAKALPYLFKALKGDDEAAIINAIDSITKIDAPLSEEDHDKLLATLTGEAIQQRAVIQALCRMGVTKGEQTIRTKAKDGNPLVAGAAKAYLARVHGETKGLDDLIPQLTDPIAGRRRSAVIDLGDAGDINRLESLVNAPVSMSLRAKSAFQLVDPEKKCIVPDQFIDPLTRLLQDNPQTLRLRTEWICPAAPIEIENNLQHRDEARQYGGAASLMALPTTEKLLIIDAIKDKLWSDYVTHYYLTAVVSLQAINERSHLVRLALAETIPQYTKSRIAAAWGCLAMGLDDQKHLLKDLANTAAWIPLRWTCLQVLKKMS; from the coding sequence ATGCCTGAAAGGTTTGACAACTTAGTAGAGGGTCTATCTGAGGAACGCGCCCTATCGGTCATCCTTGCCAAGCCAGAAACACTGGAAAGACCGGTCGATAAATACATGGCTGCAACAAGGCTAGGAGCGAGTGATACAGATATTTCACTTGAATACCTACTCAAAGCATCAGAATTAGATCCTGAAAATCTATACGACCGAATTACTCGGAGAAAGGCAATTGATGCCTTGGGAAGAAGAAAAAATGCCAAAGCATTGCCATACTTATTCAAAGCGCTCAAAGGCGATGACGAAGCAGCGATCATCAATGCAATCGATTCCATCACAAAAATTGATGCACCACTTTCAGAAGAAGATCATGACAAATTATTGGCGACTCTGACCGGTGAAGCCATCCAGCAAAGAGCTGTCATTCAAGCCCTTTGCAGAATGGGCGTCACCAAGGGTGAGCAAACCATCAGGACAAAAGCAAAAGACGGCAACCCATTAGTAGCCGGCGCTGCCAAAGCATACCTAGCAAGAGTTCATGGGGAAACAAAAGGGTTAGATGATCTAATTCCGCAACTGACTGATCCGATTGCGGGAAGACGACGGTCGGCCGTAATTGATCTGGGTGATGCTGGAGATATCAATCGCTTGGAATCCCTTGTAAATGCTCCAGTTTCGATGTCGCTTCGGGCGAAAAGTGCATTTCAACTCGTTGATCCGGAGAAAAAATGCATCGTTCCAGATCAATTCATTGATCCATTAACACGCTTACTTCAAGACAATCCGCAGACATTAAGATTAAGAACCGAATGGATCTGCCCAGCCGCACCGATCGAAATCGAAAACAATTTGCAGCATCGCGATGAAGCCCGCCAATACGGTGGAGCAGCGAGCCTTATGGCTTTGCCTACAACAGAGAAGTTATTAATAATAGATGCTATCAAGGACAAACTATGGAGTGACTACGTAACTCATTATTACTTAACAGCCGTCGTGAGCTTACAAGCAATCAACGAACGTAGCCATCTCGTCCGATTAGCACTGGCAGAAACCATCCCTCAGTACACCAAGTCCAGGATTGCTGCAGCCTGGGGGTGCCTGGCCATGGGCCTCGATGACCAAAAGCATCTTCTTAAAGACCTTGCTAACACAGCAGCCTGGATACCTCTCAGATGGACCTGCCTACAAGTGCTTAAAAAGATGTCATAA
- a CDS encoding phycobilisome rod-core linker polypeptide: MLSTQTSRDGMAAASRTQPASYSTTSKAGKNTTHRTVAGSIAEFKRNTCSTMSLGIGPRLHSECPFGSVFDQYHPGDSAALERTIIAAYRQVLGNLPPTENERLSSLEARLMNGEITVRDFVNGLAKSPFYKKNYFHSVAPQRGIELNYKHLLGRPPLNQGEIQKSIKLQAESGFDALIDSLTDSAEYAEVFGSDIVPYWRTGDSYAGMMTSSFNMMRELASTKVAVSDNAQGSRSRTVNPLATAAANAVQPVRFTYKAVAKPAPRLPQQQYSGHQPPKQTGNVPFRPFGVHF; the protein is encoded by the coding sequence ATGCTGAGTACCCAGACAAGTCGTGATGGTATGGCTGCAGCAAGCCGTACACAACCTGCATCCTATTCCACAACCAGTAAAGCTGGAAAGAACACGACGCATCGCACTGTCGCTGGTTCGATTGCAGAATTCAAACGCAACACCTGCTCAACAATGAGCTTGGGCATAGGGCCGAGACTTCATAGCGAATGTCCCTTTGGGTCTGTATTCGACCAGTACCACCCTGGGGACTCGGCAGCTCTCGAAAGAACAATCATTGCAGCCTACCGACAAGTCTTGGGGAATTTACCGCCGACAGAAAATGAGCGTCTCAGCTCCTTAGAAGCCCGTTTGATGAATGGTGAAATCACAGTTCGTGATTTCGTCAATGGTCTTGCGAAATCACCCTTTTACAAGAAGAACTATTTTCACTCTGTTGCTCCACAGCGCGGAATTGAGCTGAACTACAAGCACCTGCTTGGCCGTCCTCCACTGAATCAAGGAGAAATTCAAAAAAGTATCAAACTCCAGGCCGAATCAGGCTTTGATGCTTTAATTGACAGCCTTACTGACAGTGCAGAATACGCTGAAGTTTTCGGTTCCGATATCGTTCCTTATTGGCGTACAGGCGACTCTTATGCAGGCATGATGACATCATCATTCAATATGATGAGAGAGCTTGCTAGCACAAAAGTAGCCGTGAGCGACAATGCTCAAGGCAGCAGAAGCAGAACTGTTAACCCCCTTGCAACTGCTGCAGCAAATGCAGTGCAGCCAGTGCGCTTCACTTATAAGGCAGTGGCCAAACCTGCACCACGTTTGCCCCAACAGCAATACTCGGGACACCAACCTCCCAAGCAGACTGGTAATGTTCCGTTCCGGCCTTTTGGAGTTCACTTTTAA
- a CDS encoding DUF2656 family protein, producing the protein MFRLWFDFKKKMTTFLISHNLQVDSENVPSFDLTQLSEGLQRKANSVQNIELLGHPHWLMSITSSRSPQELAEELVEAWIQLRVELGHQANHVVLALGGRKDSDAAPGSPLQRGFWGVDVVETIDQAAFLNAINWESLKGNRPVESVFEVSTSKS; encoded by the coding sequence ATGTTTCGTTTATGGTTTGATTTTAAAAAGAAGATGACAACCTTTTTGATTTCTCATAATCTTCAAGTTGACTCTGAGAATGTTCCTTCTTTTGATTTGACACAGTTATCAGAAGGATTGCAGCGCAAGGCTAATTCGGTTCAAAACATCGAATTGCTTGGCCATCCGCATTGGTTGATGTCAATAACCTCTTCTCGTTCTCCCCAAGAGCTTGCAGAGGAACTCGTTGAGGCTTGGATCCAACTCAGAGTTGAATTGGGTCATCAAGCCAATCATGTTGTTTTGGCTCTTGGAGGCAGGAAAGACTCAGACGCGGCTCCTGGATCACCTTTGCAAAGGGGTTTTTGGGGAGTTGATGTTGTTGAGACTATTGACCAGGCGGCTTTTTTAAATGCCATCAACTGGGAGAGTCTCAAAGGGAATCGCCCAGTTGAAAGTGTGTTTGAAGTGTCTACTTCAAAGAGTTAG
- the mpeA gene encoding class 2 C-phycoerythrin subunit alpha, with translation MKSVITTVVGAADSASRFPSSSDMESVQGSIQRAAARLEAAEKLAGNYDAVAQEAVDAVYAQYPNGATGRQPRKCATEGKEKCKRDFVHYLRLINYCLVTGGTGPLDELAINGQKEVYKALSIDAGTYVAGFAHIRSRGCAPRDMSAQALTAYNQLLDYVINSLG, from the coding sequence ATGAAGTCCGTCATCACCACCGTCGTCGGCGCAGCCGATAGCGCATCCCGCTTCCCTTCCTCCTCCGATATGGAGTCGGTTCAGGGTTCCATCCAACGTGCTGCCGCACGTCTTGAGGCTGCTGAAAAGCTGGCCGGCAACTATGACGCCGTGGCTCAAGAAGCTGTCGACGCCGTGTACGCCCAGTACCCCAACGGTGCCACCGGCCGTCAGCCCCGTAAGTGCGCCACCGAAGGCAAAGAGAAGTGCAAGCGTGACTTCGTTCACTACCTGCGTCTGATCAACTACTGCCTGGTCACCGGCGGCACTGGCCCCCTGGATGAGCTGGCAATCAACGGTCAGAAGGAAGTGTACAAGGCACTCAGCATCGATGCTGGTACCTATGTTGCCGGTTTCGCTCACATCCGCTCCCGCGGTTGTGCACCTCGCGACATGAGCGCTCAGGCTCTGACCGCTTACAACCAGCTTCTCGACTACGTCATCAACTCCCTGGGCTGA
- a CDS encoding bleomycin hydrolase, giving the protein MLDAFSRAAVSADSSGAFIGGGELASLKSFIADGNKRLDAVNAITSNAACIVSDAVAGICCENTGLTAPNGGVYTNRKMAACLRDGEIVLRYVSYALLAGDASVLQDRCLNGLRETYAALGVPTGSASRAVAIMKAAASALITNTNSGSKKMALTSGDCSSLSAESASYFDMVISAIS; this is encoded by the coding sequence ATGCTCGACGCATTTTCCCGGGCTGCCGTATCCGCCGATTCCAGCGGCGCTTTTATTGGCGGTGGCGAGCTCGCTTCTCTGAAAAGCTTCATTGCTGATGGCAACAAGCGTCTCGACGCAGTGAACGCCATCACCTCCAACGCTGCTTGCATCGTTTCTGACGCTGTCGCTGGCATCTGCTGCGAGAACACCGGACTGACCGCTCCTAACGGTGGTGTGTACACCAACCGCAAGATGGCTGCTTGCCTGCGCGATGGTGAGATCGTTCTCCGCTACGTGAGCTACGCACTGCTCGCCGGTGACGCATCTGTGCTGCAAGACCGTTGCCTCAACGGCCTGCGCGAGACCTATGCCGCACTGGGCGTTCCTACCGGTTCTGCTTCACGTGCCGTCGCCATCATGAAAGCTGCTGCTAGTGCTCTGATCACTAATACCAACAGCGGTTCCAAGAAAATGGCTCTGACCTCTGGCGATTGCTCCAGCCTGTCTGCTGAGTCCGCTAGCTACTTCGACATGGTGATCAGCGCAATCAGCTGA
- a CDS encoding 15,16-dihydrobiliverdin:ferredoxin oxidoreductase yields the protein MFDPFLHQLTKGIKARGGTTIDVPEGLEVNHSAKGTSTIRSWLWNVPGFRRWRVTRLDAGEQLQVLNSVAYPNYELDHPLMGVDLLWFGARKKLVAVLDFQPLIQDNSYLDRYFDGLKALHKEYPELNGEETMRSFDPNQYFSSWLLFCRGGAEQAETSLPPAFSSFLDAYWKLHDDASLTPSTIAPDEVKQLQEQYDVYSAERDPAHGLFTSHFGKEWSDRFLHEFLFPSSSKS from the coding sequence ATGTTTGATCCATTTCTCCACCAGCTAACTAAAGGGATCAAAGCCCGTGGAGGCACCACCATTGATGTACCCGAAGGCTTAGAAGTTAATCATTCTGCCAAGGGCACAAGCACGATCCGTAGTTGGCTATGGAATGTACCTGGCTTTCGTCGCTGGAGAGTCACCAGACTTGATGCAGGAGAACAACTTCAGGTTCTTAATTCCGTGGCGTATCCAAATTATGAACTTGATCATCCTTTGATGGGCGTTGATCTCCTATGGTTCGGAGCACGAAAAAAACTTGTGGCAGTCCTTGATTTTCAACCCTTAATACAAGACAATAGCTATTTAGATCGTTATTTTGATGGACTCAAGGCATTACACAAAGAATATCCGGAATTGAACGGTGAGGAAACAATGCGCTCGTTTGATCCAAACCAATATTTTTCATCCTGGTTGCTCTTCTGCAGAGGAGGTGCCGAGCAAGCTGAAACATCATTACCGCCAGCATTTAGCTCTTTTCTTGATGCTTATTGGAAACTCCACGATGACGCCTCGCTGACCCCATCGACCATTGCTCCTGATGAGGTTAAACAGCTCCAAGAGCAGTACGACGTGTATAGCGCTGAACGAGATCCCGCTCACGGCCTATTCACCAGTCACTTTGGCAAGGAGTGGTCGGATCGATTCTTACATGAATTTTTGTTCCCTTCATCATCTAAATCTTGA
- the cpeA gene encoding class 1 C-phycoerythrin subunit alpha translates to MKSVVTTVVTAADAAGRFPSQNDLEAVQGNIQRAAARLEAAEKLASGLDNVTREAGDACFNKYAYLKQPGEAGDSQVKIDKCYRDLGHYLRLINYCLIVGGTGPLDEWGIAGAREVYRTLGLPTNAYIEALTYTRDRACAPRDMSAQALNEFKSYLDYAINALS, encoded by the coding sequence ATGAAATCCGTTGTCACCACTGTTGTGACTGCAGCCGATGCTGCAGGTCGCTTCCCTTCACAAAACGATCTCGAAGCCGTCCAAGGCAACATTCAGCGAGCTGCTGCTCGTCTTGAGGCTGCTGAAAAGCTGGCTTCTGGTTTGGACAACGTCACCCGTGAAGCGGGCGACGCATGCTTCAACAAGTACGCTTATTTGAAGCAGCCTGGTGAAGCTGGCGATAGCCAAGTCAAAATTGACAAGTGCTACCGCGATCTTGGTCACTACCTCCGTCTGATCAACTACTGCCTGATTGTTGGCGGTACTGGTCCTCTGGATGAGTGGGGCATTGCAGGTGCTCGTGAGGTGTATCGCACCTTGGGTCTTCCTACAAATGCTTATATCGAAGCACTCACCTACACGCGTGACCGTGCATGTGCTCCTCGCGACATGAGCGCACAGGCTCTGAACGAGTTCAAGAGCTATCTTGACTATGCAATCAATGCTCTCTCCTGA
- a CDS encoding HEAT repeat domain-containing protein — MESNSSFPSIDELFSDFQHPNPRIQEDACALMVEHYPQEALPKLIDLLTDKDPKVYRAAVKGIGLFGSSAFLPLLDVYSSTDNQTARRCVPKAFVQLFKNFPDQAFPEEVMTLLEKGVDDDDMVVVQGVLMCLGQIGKQEIRSKEAIKILSNSLNSENIALVFSASQALADIPDPDSEVALKALLSGASDPMIRGAAESSLARLENLMSRQQDQ, encoded by the coding sequence ATGGAAAGCAATTCTTCTTTCCCTTCGATTGATGAATTGTTTTCTGATTTTCAACATCCTAATCCGAGGATTCAGGAAGATGCCTGTGCATTGATGGTTGAACATTACCCTCAAGAAGCACTTCCCAAATTAATTGATCTACTTACCGATAAAGATCCTAAGGTTTACCGTGCAGCGGTAAAAGGTATTGGTTTGTTTGGTAGCTCTGCATTCCTTCCTTTGTTAGATGTTTATTCATCAACTGATAACCAAACTGCAAGACGTTGTGTTCCAAAGGCTTTCGTCCAGTTGTTTAAGAATTTTCCAGATCAAGCTTTCCCTGAAGAAGTGATGACCCTTCTGGAAAAAGGAGTTGATGATGATGATATGGTCGTTGTTCAAGGTGTATTGATGTGTCTTGGGCAAATCGGAAAGCAAGAAATAAGATCTAAGGAAGCAATTAAAATCCTTTCAAACTCACTCAATAGTGAAAATATTGCTTTGGTTTTTAGTGCTTCTCAAGCACTTGCCGATATTCCTGACCCTGACTCTGAAGTTGCATTGAAGGCTCTTCTTAGCGGTGCCAGTGATCCGATGATTCGCGGAGCTGCTGAATCTTCACTGGCAAGACTTGAGAATCTTATGTCGAGGCAACAGGATCAGTAG
- a CDS encoding phycobiliprotein lyase has product MANPLLTTPMNMVDFFEASRGTWLNRRAVHHHDHQDDEAADSNLIIEPFNASDSVVDSVCADLNIKSEDCRGGARFWWESNNKKGVRNDDYAAVVIDIPNQDDPRKGFLLRDVGYVEKQPVLSTYYFADDGVVTITTRYDTNMGIERCWFVTDQIRMRVSSVQCLNGVAMTTYCTEFKCPTDEEILRTANEARKLATNNPPVI; this is encoded by the coding sequence ATGGCCAATCCATTGTTAACGACACCAATGAACATGGTGGATTTTTTCGAAGCAAGCCGTGGAACTTGGCTCAATCGGCGTGCTGTCCACCATCATGACCACCAAGATGATGAAGCAGCCGATTCAAATCTGATCATCGAACCTTTCAACGCTTCAGACTCTGTCGTCGATTCTGTTTGCGCTGATCTCAACATCAAGTCTGAAGACTGCAGAGGTGGGGCAAGATTTTGGTGGGAAAGCAACAATAAGAAAGGAGTGCGTAACGATGATTACGCAGCTGTCGTCATTGACATTCCAAATCAAGATGATCCACGCAAAGGATTCTTACTAAGAGACGTTGGCTACGTCGAGAAACAACCCGTCCTCAGCACCTATTATTTTGCCGACGATGGAGTTGTAACAATCACAACTCGATATGACACGAACATGGGAATTGAACGATGCTGGTTCGTGACAGATCAAATTCGAATGCGTGTCAGCTCTGTCCAATGCCTCAACGGTGTTGCCATGACGACTTATTGCACTGAATTCAAATGTCCCACCGATGAGGAGATCCTGAGAACCGCGAATGAAGCACGAAAACTAGCCACAAACAATCCACCCGTTATCTAA
- the cpeB gene encoding class 1 C-phycoerythrin subunit beta — translation MLDAFSRTVVSADAKTAPVGGSELADLRSYVRDGNKRLDAVNAITSNAYCIVSDAVTGMICENTGLIQAGGNCYPTRRMAACLRDGEIVLRYISYALLAGDASVLDDRCLNGLKETYIALGVPTQSAARAVAIMKSAATALIDQTNTPASGGSKYRKMETTQGDCSALVSEAGSYFDRVIGAIS, via the coding sequence ATGCTCGACGCATTTTCTCGCACAGTCGTCAGCGCTGACGCCAAAACTGCACCTGTTGGTGGTAGCGAGCTCGCTGACCTCCGTTCCTATGTGCGTGACGGCAACAAGCGTCTTGACGCTGTTAACGCCATCACCTCCAATGCCTACTGCATCGTTTCCGATGCAGTTACCGGCATGATTTGTGAGAACACCGGTCTGATCCAAGCCGGTGGCAACTGCTATCCCACCCGTCGCATGGCTGCATGCCTTCGTGATGGTGAGATCGTTCTCCGTTACATCAGCTACGCCCTTCTGGCTGGCGATGCTTCGGTTCTCGACGATCGTTGCCTGAATGGTCTGAAGGAGACCTACATCGCTCTGGGTGTTCCCACTCAGTCAGCAGCTCGCGCTGTGGCCATCATGAAGTCCGCAGCTACAGCACTGATTGATCAGACCAACACCCCTGCAAGTGGTGGTTCTAAGTACCGCAAGATGGAAACCACCCAGGGTGATTGCTCCGCGTTGGTGTCTGAAGCTGGTTCTTACTTCGATCGCGTGATCGGCGCCATCAGCTGA
- a CDS encoding HEAT repeat domain-containing protein has protein sequence MKKRSVSEHSNAESPTSDSQLTEEEALHLAEELGSLLSDGKIPNSDAESIQKMVAGLGDKRGALRLTFAKSLGAVGDTALPVLCDALRHHKNVVVRRASAKTINLIGDKAALPFLLEAFLEDDDPVVLGSSAGAMATIGPDAMETLLGILKNPDCTPFQVGLINLALSFIGAKAPETLLSAADSDSAEVRVAAISALGDQIQSLGDTKAQRKVFEALEDVSPDVRAEAVTLIGKSCDAEDVEELLTKMLIDEDLQVRKNTAMALMKLGAINKIEAIREAKSIESNESVAAVFSVAINILSRDAQEESE, from the coding sequence TTGAAAAAGCGTTCGGTGTCTGAACATTCAAATGCAGAGTCGCCAACCAGCGATAGTCAGCTCACCGAAGAAGAGGCTCTACATTTAGCAGAAGAGCTTGGAAGTCTATTAAGTGACGGCAAAATACCAAATTCGGACGCTGAATCAATTCAAAAGATGGTTGCAGGCTTGGGAGATAAAAGAGGTGCACTACGACTTACATTTGCAAAAAGCCTTGGTGCCGTGGGAGATACAGCATTACCAGTTTTATGCGATGCCCTACGTCATCACAAGAATGTTGTAGTAAGAAGAGCATCAGCAAAAACAATTAATTTAATTGGTGATAAAGCGGCTTTGCCATTTTTATTAGAGGCATTTTTAGAAGATGACGACCCAGTTGTGCTTGGATCCTCAGCAGGTGCCATGGCAACAATTGGACCAGATGCGATGGAAACATTACTGGGAATCCTCAAAAATCCAGACTGCACTCCTTTCCAGGTAGGACTGATTAACCTCGCACTGAGCTTCATTGGTGCGAAGGCACCGGAAACCTTGTTAAGTGCCGCTGATTCTGACTCAGCGGAAGTAAGAGTCGCAGCAATTTCAGCATTAGGAGACCAAATACAATCGCTGGGTGACACAAAAGCCCAGAGAAAAGTATTTGAAGCCTTAGAAGATGTTTCTCCGGATGTAAGAGCAGAAGCTGTAACACTAATAGGAAAATCGTGTGACGCCGAGGATGTCGAAGAGCTATTAACCAAAATGTTGATTGACGAAGACCTTCAAGTCAGAAAGAACACTGCCATGGCATTAATGAAACTTGGAGCCATCAATAAAATTGAAGCGATAAGAGAGGCGAAATCAATCGAAAGCAACGAATCAGTTGCCGCAGTCTTTAGTGTAGCCATCAACATCTTGAGCAGAGATGCACAAGAAGAAAGCGAATAG
- a CDS encoding Nif11-like leader peptide family natural product precursor — protein sequence MSSSQIQEFVAKVVYDHSVATGLKACQSDQQIVDYASQVGFNISIQEWLVFVESDFSSLSSTEKERIAIVEPQHWSWAFRRVQPWRSMLMDGA from the coding sequence ATGTCCTCTTCTCAAATTCAGGAATTTGTCGCCAAGGTTGTTTACGACCATTCAGTTGCTACGGGATTGAAAGCCTGTCAATCTGATCAGCAAATTGTTGATTATGCTTCGCAAGTTGGTTTTAATATTTCAATTCAGGAGTGGTTAGTTTTCGTTGAGTCTGATTTCTCCAGTTTGTCTTCAACAGAAAAAGAACGTATCGCAATCGTTGAGCCTCAGCATTGGTCTTGGGCATTCCGTCGGGTTCAGCCCTGGAGATCAATGCTTATGGATGGTGCATGA
- a CDS encoding Nif11-like leader peptide family natural product precursor, translated as MSRAEFIRFLGVLEENASFRQLFAEAEPEEILRLADQNGFDFSDEIKGRFLNRWAGVYFCPFANDVGRLCPKMIPEGYETLLHYSQTTCSKDDKVERFDFRAGGYYSGIETVS; from the coding sequence ATGTCACGCGCAGAATTTATCCGTTTCCTTGGAGTCTTAGAGGAAAACGCCTCATTCAGACAGCTCTTTGCAGAAGCCGAGCCTGAAGAGATTCTTAGGTTGGCCGATCAAAATGGTTTTGATTTTTCTGACGAAATTAAAGGACGTTTCTTAAATCGCTGGGCAGGTGTTTATTTCTGTCCTTTTGCCAATGATGTTGGAAGACTATGCCCCAAAATGATACCAGAGGGGTATGAGACGCTCTTGCATTACTCTCAAACAACATGCAGCAAAGATGACAAAGTTGAACGCTTCGACTTCAGAGCTGGTGGATATTATTCAGGAATAGAAACTGTTTCATGA
- a CDS encoding CpeR family transcriptional regulator, whose protein sequence is MFDVDKQMKAWIRSHHLICEGSDFMFETVDQTQLDKFEECLKRMGGKIRTVKAVGNWPMGPNRTFKILRAIASVPRPGGEKLVTYWAKKGSKQTRYSDINS, encoded by the coding sequence ATGTTTGATGTAGATAAACAAATGAAAGCATGGATTCGCTCTCATCATTTAATATGCGAGGGTAGTGATTTCATGTTTGAAACAGTTGATCAAACTCAGCTGGATAAGTTCGAAGAATGTCTCAAGAGAATGGGTGGCAAAATAAGAACAGTTAAAGCAGTGGGAAATTGGCCAATGGGACCTAACAGAACCTTCAAAATATTACGCGCGATAGCATCAGTACCAAGGCCGGGGGGAGAGAAACTAGTAACGTATTGGGCTAAAAAAGGAAGCAAGCAAACAAGGTATTCAGATATAAATAGTTAA